The sequence CTACATTCGGCTGGGGAAAGCAAAAATCATTGTCAGTGGTGGTTCTGAAGCGCCCATCACACCGGCGTCATTTGGCGGATTTAGTGCGTTGAAGGCTATGTCTGCTCATAATAGTGAGCCAGCTGTTGCCTCCCGCCCGTTCGATGTAAACCGGGATGGATTCGTTATGGGCGAAGGAGCGGGTGCTTTAATCCTTGAAGAATACGAACATGCCGTTAAACGTGGCGCACATATATACGGGGAAATTACCGGGGCCTCAATGACCGCCGATGCATATCACATGACGGCTACTCATCCGGAAGGTATCGGCGCATCGAAAGCCATGCAACTGGCTTTGAATGAGGCCAATATCACCATTTCGGATGTAGATTACCTGAATGCGCACGCTACCTCCACGTCGGTAGGTGACCTGTCGGAAATAAATGCGGTGTTAAGTCTGACCGGAACCGAGAAAACAAAACTGAAAATTAGCGCTACCAAATCCGTAACGGGGCATTTGTTAGGAGCCGCCGGTGCTGTCGAGGCAATTATTTGTCTGTTATCTATCCGTGACAGCGTTATTCCGCCAACGATCAATACCGCCATTCTGGACCCGGCAATTCCGGAAAACCTGACTATTGTTACCAAAGAGGCTATGCCGTCTAGCGTGAATGTTGCGATGAGCAACACCTTTGGTTTTGGAGGGCACAATAGCATTGTGGTTTTTCAGAAACTATAAAGACATTCTGTACATTACAACGTGTAGGAGGCAGGGGCAAAGGAATCAAAGCAATAAACCGTTGTGACCATTGTGCCTGCCTCGCGTTTTTTTGTCTGAACAACTAATGGGCCCAATTCAAGCCAGCGGTTCT comes from Spirosoma aureum and encodes:
- the fabF gene encoding beta-ketoacyl-ACP synthase II; this translates as MLHRVVITGVGALTPVGHDVETFWQNVVNGQSGAATITHFDASLFRTQFACELKNYDATQYLSRSDIKRTDLFTQYALIASDQAIKDSGFELDKMDPFDVGVIWGSGQGGMDTFEEQVKEFALGTGQPRFSPFFIPKLIANMASGMISIRNGYMGINYTTVSACATSNTAIMDAFNYIRLGKAKIIVSGGSEAPITPASFGGFSALKAMSAHNSEPAVASRPFDVNRDGFVMGEGAGALILEEYEHAVKRGAHIYGEITGASMTADAYHMTATHPEGIGASKAMQLALNEANITISDVDYLNAHATSTSVGDLSEINAVLSLTGTEKTKLKISATKSVTGHLLGAAGAVEAIICLLSIRDSVIPPTINTAILDPAIPENLTIVTKEAMPSSVNVAMSNTFGFGGHNSIVVFQKL